One uncultured Carboxylicivirga sp. genomic window, TTAAATCAGCTGATTTAACAGTACACTCATACATCAGATAACCTCTTCCACTTGTCTGCTGTGCAGCTGTAATATAAGCCACATCATTACTATCATCACTAGTATTTAAAACCAGGTTCGACTTATAGAAAACTGCAATCATTCCACCAAAAATATAATCGGTTGCTCCCATCATATCACCTTTGTAAACAACTACTCTGGCATCTTTCGAACCATAGAATGAATCCTGACGACCAATTATTCTACAGCCTACCATTACAGTTTTATCACCACCGGAAGTTATGGCTATAGCAGCTGCCCGTTCAACAAATGACTTATTCTGAACATCTGTACTACCCACCTGAGTTGGTCGTGTACCTTTTCCTCCAACTGTCCATTCCACAACAACATCTTCAGATTCTTTTTGAGAGATGTATTGATTGTAAGAATTTTCGAAAATGATATCCTTCGCAGTAAAATTACTGGCATTAACAACAACTGTTGCATTCCAGTAAGAACCATTTGTTGTGCCTGAACCTGCATTCTCATAAGATAAATACCCATTCTCCTTATTAACTCTTAGCACATCAGCATTCCATTTCTGATCATTACCCATACTATAATAGTTGTATCCATGACCATAATAAGAAGTGATACGAACAGCATTGACATCAATATCGACACCTTTATTCATTAAAGCAATACTTGGAGTAGCAGAGGCATTCTCCAAAGAAATATTAGGTTGATTAATCACTAACATCTCTTCGTAATTACCCGGATCAATCATCACTTTTACCTTTTGATCGGCTGTACGATTCATTTTGGTGATATAATCCAAAGCTCCGTTTATGGTTTGAAAATCTTTATCAGCACCCACTGTTATCACATCAGTATAATCAACAACCTCAACAACAGCAATAGATGTAAGGTAAGTTGTTGTAATTGTTGCAGTCGATCCAATAGTGATAGTTACAAAACCATCTTCAGTTCCTTCATATAAATATTCAGCAGTTTCAATTATACTGGTACTTTTGCTTTCGGTTGAATATGCCGTGCCTTGAATATCAAACTGAGCTGTATAATAATATGAAACAAGTACCTTATTACCTGGTGATACAGGAACACTGATCACAGCTCCATCTTTTCCTAATAGATGACTTTTTTCTGCCTGGTTAGAAATTGTGCCTGTTCCACTAAATAACAATCCGAAGTAAGAGGTAGCACCACTTGCTATAGCTTTCTCATCAAAATCCCACATTGTTACCTGTTCAAAAGCAAGTGTCTTGGCTGCCGCTGCTCCAGCAACGTTCAAATTAGAGGTAAGTGATAATTTTACAGCATAATCATCAATTCCATCCGCATTAATTTGATAGGTTCCATCTCGTAACTGAATGGTTTCCCCGGCAGCAAATGAATACGAATAACCTACCTCATACAGATTGGTAAAAGTTAAACCTAATGCAGAAACGGCTTCACTGGACAATCCTTCGGTTGTAATGGTAATATCGTAAACAGGTTTTGCTGTGAAAGTAATATCTGATGTTCCATCTTCGGTAACTGTAATAGTACTAGATCCAATAATATAATCATTTACACCATTTGCAGTAATGGTATATTCGCAGGCTGGTTCCAGAATAACTGAATAAGTTGCATTGTTTACATCAATTGACACTTCAGGCACATATACTTTGTTTTGAGCCGGATCCGGGGTATAGACCAATCCAAGATTAGCAATCTTATCTCCCAAACCAGTAATAGTACCGGTCACAGTATTTAAAGCAATTTGTTCAACAACCATATCAACAGTTGCAGTACTTGTAACGTCAATCGACTGTGCACTTGTAATGATATATCCATTGGCATCAGATAACGAAAGGTTATAGGTGTGACCTGCAGGTAAATCAACAGAATATGACTGAGCGTCAACAACAGCTGTCCATGCTTTACCGGTTACCGAGTTAGTAAATACAATTCCATAACCATTAGGAATACTTGCAGCACTTGTTTCATCAACCGAACCTGAGATAGTTACAAAATCAGCATTTTTACGATATACACGAAAGACACTTAATTTATCTGTTTCATCATATATACGATAAACACCTGCCTGTCCTGTAATAAAATTGTATTCGGCTGCAGCATTTGTTAAAGATTGCTGATCTTTTTGAATGGTAACATCCTCTTCTGTTACAAACGTAAGAGTACCTGTGCCGTTTTGAGATAAAGCCACCACTGTTATTTCATCATCCTCGGCAAGTTCAATCGTAAAATAACGGGTTATAGGAAGACCATTGGCATCCAACGAAACAGTACCATTGGCATAAACACGACCTGTATAAACATCACTGCTTACATTTGAATCGTAACGTGTTAGATTCACATTACTGGTACGTAAGCGATCAGATGTTTCATTTCCTTCCCACGATAATACATCTGCTGTAAAATCAGGTAGCGTTAACCCTGCAGTTCCGGCAGCAACGCCATCATACCATGCGTTAATAGCATCAACATCCAAAACGTTTGTATAAGTATCGGTACTTAGTTGTTCTGCACCAAAATCCCAAACCTGCGTCATTCCATTCAAACCAGGTAAGGCATCTTCATTGGTGATAGTTAAATAATGAATATAAACTGATCCGCCAGCTGTTAAAGTTCCGGTAATAGTCTGAGCCGATCCATTAAAAACATAAGTACTAAGATCCCCGTCAATTGCTCCTGCCACATTCTTTAAACTTGCTGAAATTGTAGTTAAAGTTGTTCCGGACTGATCTTTTAGTTCAAGGGTTGCGCCTTCGGCACTATATACACAAATACTAAATGAAATAGTTGCCTTATTGGCAACCTGCATACTAAATACATTTTGATCTTTGAACTGACCTCCATGTGTCCCATCGTTATACTTAAAAGCACTGCCTGTGCCTTTATCAATAGTTAAGGCTCCATCACTTGATGACACATTTTCTAATGATGTTCCATCTGTTGGCAAAATACTACCATCTCTGAAGTCATAAGTAGTAGTTCCCATTATTTGACCATAGCTTGAATAAGCCATAAAAGCCATTAATAGAAGTAAAAATGTTTTTTTCATTGTATGGATTTAATTAAACTTGATTTTTTCAAATCCTAACTTATTACATCTTTACTATCAGTATATAAATGCAGGTTGCATAGATTTCAATGTAAGTTGCATGGATGATTTAACCCCTCTAATAAGAAGAAGTAACGACTAAGCAACTACAGTTAACCGAATTATCTTATTTCACCTGAGATGGTGAATAGCCATACTTATTTTTAAACACGGTACTGAATGAAGCAGGACTCTTGAAACCGGTGCGGTAAGCAGTATCACTCACTGTCAGTCCATCTTCCTGTAATAAACGAATTGCTTCTGCAAGTCGTAAGTTATATATGTACTCTGTTGGAGTCTGATTTAAAATAGCTTTGATCTTACGATTCAACTGAGTTCGGCTAAAACCTACATCACCAGCCAACTGTTCAACACCATAGTCAGGCTCTGAAAGATTAGACATCATGGCTGCTTTCAACTTCTTAACAAAGGTCTGATCATACTTTGATAATCCTGAAGTATGAGATGGAATTACACCATTTATTAAGGATTGTTGAATATTCTTACGCAGCTGTAACAAGCCCTTTATTCTAATCTCCAGATAATCTATACTAAACGGCTTTGGAATATATTCATCTGCTCCGTGTTTCATACCCTGTATTTTTGAATCCTGATCACTCTCGCTGGTAAGCATTATAACTGGCACATGACATGTAGCAGGCATTTGTTTTAATTGAGAACATAATTCATAGCCGTCAAGTACAGGCATAACAACATCGGTAATTATTAAATCAGGAATATTCTGAACTGCAGAATCAAGTCCTTCCTGACCATTGGCAGCAGTCAGGATTTGATATTTTCCTGACAGATTGTCTTTTAAGAATGAAAGCAGATCTTCATTATCGTCAATTATTAGAACAGATGCTCCTGTTGAAATACTCACATCAGATTCATCAGAGCTATTACTTTCCTTATAAGCGGAAGTTACCGGGTGCCCAACTATCGGTTTTGCTTTTACAGTATTATGACCTTCAACCAACATTGGAATGTAAAATGAAAAGGTGCTTCCAACACCCAATTTACTTTCACAATGAATAAACCCATCGTGCAACTCTATCAAGGCTTTTGCTAGGCTCAGACCAATACCGGCTCCCAATCCTTTGCTGTTACTTTGATAAAACCTTGAGAAAATTTGCCTTACCTCATCTTCTGTCATTCCCGATCCATTATCTGAAATACTGACACTTATATAGTTGTTGCTTAAATTTCTTTTTGAAAATGTTGTTGACAATATATTCTCATCCAGTTCACCTGAGCTAACCTGCTTAATTAATATATGAATACTGCCTCCTTCACGAGAATACTTTACGCTATTCATCAGAAGATTGTTAAGAACCTTTATGATTTTATCTTCATCGAAAAGTATATCTCCCTGATCGACTTCAGAAGTATAACTCAAGACAATCCGCTTACTTTGAACAAGCTCCTGAAATTCCTGAATAGTAATGAGCACCGTATCTTCTATATTACCATATTTAGGCCTGTAATCCCCTGTTGATGACTGAACTTTCCTATAAAGCAATAATTCACCAATCAAATTTTGCAGATGATGCATCTGCTTTGTAATTACATCAGCATATCTCTGCGTTTCTATATTCTGAGACATCTTTGCCAATAGCTTTTCCAGAGGTGCCAGAATTAATGTTAATGGTGTTTGAAATTCGTGAATAACATTTGTGAAGAACTGGATTTTAGCTGTTTCAAGATCAATGGTTCGTTGCAACTCTTCCTTAGCGTGTTTCACTTGTCTTTTTAACTTAAGCTGAGTACCTATTATTTGTATTGAAATAAAAACTACAACACCTAAAAACAAACTATAAAGCAAAAAGGCCCAAACTGTTGCATAGTAGGGTTTATGGATTATTACATTGATTACGACAGGTGTCTCGCTCCAATCATTCTGATAATTTGTAGCCTCCACAATAAATTGATATTCACCAGGATTCAGATTGGTGTAATGGGCAACTGTATATTCAGTAGGGCCCTGCCATGTGTCATCAAGACCTAACAATTTATACCGATATTTATTTCGGGAAGCAATTGCATAATCCAATAGTGCAAAATTGAATGTTAATTGATTTTGATGGTATTTCAATTCCAAAGAATTATTACCTGTTAGATTGTGATTGACTTCTTCTCCATCGGCCAACACAGAAGTCACCAAGAGAGGAGATTCTTTCGAAATCTTTTTTATTCTTTCAGGATAAAAACAAATTAATCCATCATAATACCCCAATGCCAATTGACCGTTTCTTAATTTTAAAGCTGACCGAGGTTCAAAAACGGATGTTGGCAAACCATATTCCTGGTTAAAATTCTCAACCGAATAATCCATAATATTGAACTTAACGAGGCCCATATCAGTACCCAACCATATATTATTGTTATCGGGTAAAATATTATATACAGCATTAGAAGCCATTCCGTTCTGCCTTAAAAAAACCATCACTGTATCATTCTTTAAATCCAGACAATTTAATCCCTGAGATCGGGTTCCAATCCATATCTGCTGAAGATCATCTTCATAAAAAGCTCTGATACTATTATCGCTTAGTCGAAGATCAGAGTTGATTGAGTAATGAATTAAACTGTCCTTTTCCGGCAGGTATTGATACAATCCATCAAACATGGTTCCAAACCAAAGTGATCCGTCATTTGTGGTATTGATAATACCAACTTGCACTTCGGAATTGAAAAAATCAGCATGTTTTGCAGAATGAAAACGTACTAATTGCTTTACCTTTTCATCATAAATAAAAAGTCCCCTGGAAGTTGCCACCCAAACATTACCAGCTGCATCGCCTCCAAAAGTCCAAACAGATTTAACCGGATGAAATTCCAGACTGCTGAATTTCGTATCTGTTATTAACACTCCTGTTTCAGATCCAATCCACAAGCGTTTCTTATTATCGTAATATAAAGCCTCTATCCTTCTTACTTGTTCAAATGGAATATTACCTGGATGTATAGACTTAGGTAATTTCGAACCCTTTGACATTTTAAATAAACCTTCTGTCCGTGTTCCCAACCATAAAGTACTGTCCTCATCTTCACAAATGGACATCACAAAAAGATTCTTTTCAGGATGTGTTATTGATACTCCTTCGAACAACTGTAAACGCTGATCATAAATAAACAAACCGTCGTATTTGGAAGCAACCCAAACATTATGATTGCGATCTTCAATCATATCTGTGATGGTTCCGGTTTTTAACCCATTTACCTTGATTGTGCCTGTAAACTGAAACTGATCATTTAAATCCTTTTCATCAACACAAACCAACCCATATTGCATGGTTGCCACCCACCATCGATCTTTTGAGTCAATAAAAAGTTTGCGAATACCAACTTTACCATCATTATATAAATCTTTTTGATGAAATTGAACCTGATGAATTAATCCCGACTCATTTTCAAGTACAAACACCCCTTTAGATGAGCCTATGACAATAAAATCAGTTCTGATATCAAGAGAAATAATATCGAGATGAGAAGTTGAATTAATGCATTTTATATTTTCTTCTTTTTGAATAAATAAACCTTGAGTTGTACCGATGAGAACCTCATCTTTATTGATCTTCAAACACCTGACTCTTACATCACCGTCCGCCGGCAAGTCCAATTTAGATGGAATTTCATCAGAACCGGTCATCATGTAGTAACCACTATTTGTACCAATCAACATGTCTCCGGCTTGATTTTCAATCAAGGCATTTACTTTCTCATTGTTTTCTGTCAGAAAATGTTGAATGAGTTCTCCAGAAGAGTCAAACAGATCTAATCCACCAGTAGTACCGACCCAAAGTCTGCCTTTTTTATCTTCGTTTACTACGTTAACAAAATTATTGGTGAGTGGTCTTTCAGAATCATTCTGATGAGCAAAATGAAGAATATTAACTCCATCATATCGATATAAACCCGAAGCTTCAATACCAAACCATATATATCCAAAACTATCTTCGTAAAGACAACTTACAATCGAGCCAGGTAATCCTTTCTCAGAGAATAACTGTTGCAGCTTAATCTCTCTGTTACTTGCAAGCATAGAGCAACCTAGTAACACAAAAAACAACCAGGCAATAAATCGTTGAATCAAAAGATACATATCAATTAAGAGTAACAGTTTGAAGATACTTATTAATAAGAAGAAATGCACTAAAAATAATTCCGAACAAACATCACAACTCAACTGCAACCAACTAAATATGTTACCATTAGACGATGTATACATAAAATGAACTGTACATTTGACTACCCATAAACATCTATTCAGCCCCTTATTACAACCTTCAAAATCAAATTGATATTTCTGATTTTATTAACTTGCCATTACTTCAAATCACAACTCAAATTCGATGAAAAGACCCATTCTGTTATTTATGTTGATGACTTTTGGATTACTTATCCAAACTATTTCTCAAAATCAAAATTCAGCTGTCTGGACACCCGATCTTGGCAATGGCAATTATAAAAATCCAATCATCTATGCAGATTACTCCGATCCGGATGTTATCAGGGTGGGTGACAATTATTATATGACCAGCTCCAGCTTCAGTCATTTCCCAGGTTTACCAATTCTGCATTCAAAAGATTTGGTCAACTGGAAACTTATTGCTCATGCTGCTATTCAATATCCTGACGACTCGTTTAGCAAGCCTCAGCATGGAAATGCTATTTGGGCACCCAGCATCCGCTATCACAATAATGAATTTTATATCTATTTTGGTGATCCGGATAGAGGAGTATTTATGACCAAGGCTAAAAAGGCAGAAGGACCATGGGAACCTCTTCGCCTTATAAAGAAAGTAACCGGTTGGATTGACTGCTGTCCTCTATGGGATGATAATGGCAAAACATACTTAGTTCATGCCTTTGCTAACAGCCGTAGTGGTATTAAAAGTCTTCTGGCGGTATGTCCCATGAATGAAGAAGGCACGGAAGTATTGGAAACAAGCACTATTGTTTTTAATGGACAAAAAGATTACCCAACTATTGAAGGTCCCAAATTCTATAAAAGAAACGGATATTACTACATTTTTGCACCGGCAGGTGGTGTAAAACCTGGTTGGCAAACCGTTTTACGATCAAAAAATGTTTATGGCCCTTACGATGATAAAATTGTTTTAGAACAAGGAAGTACAAATATTAACGGACCTCATCAGGGCGGTTGGGTTACAACACAAACCGGTGAAGACTGGTTCATCCATTTTCAAGACCGGTATGCATACGGAAGAGTAGTACATCTCAATCCAATGAAATGGGAAAATGACTGGCCTCTAATGGGAATTGATTACGATGGAAATGGAATAGGTGAACCTGTAACAGAATATACCAAACCAAATGTTGGTGCCACTTATCCGATAATAACACCTCAAACCAGTGACACCTTTGAATCGCCTCAATTAGGCTTGCAATGGCAATGGAACAGTAATTTCAATAGCAACTGGTATAGTCTGACAGAAAACCCAGGATGGCTTCGATTGTACCCTGAAGAAGTTTCGGAGACAATGAATTTATGGGATATTGGCAGATTGTTACTACAAAAAACACCGGCTGCCAGATTTTCTGCAACAACCCGATTAAAACTTATAGCCAACGATGCTAAAGAGAAAGCAGGTCTGGTGGTCTTTGGTATGGATTACTCTTATATCGCTCTTGAAAAAACTACCGATGGTTATCAAATAACACAAACTAAATGTCTGGATGCAAACAAAGGTAAAACCGAAACCCTGGTTGAAACTGTTCCTTTTAAAAGTAATTCGGTTTATTTAAAAGTTGAAGTTTATCTTGAAGACCCATCTTCCATTATTCCTATAGTACTTTGCAAATTCAGTTACAGCAGTAATGGTAAAAAATATTTTCCCATTGGAGAAACCTTTATAGCTAAAGAAGGTCGTTGGGTAGGTGCAAAAGTGGGCGTATTTTCAACATCACCCGATAAGAACTCTGCCTGCTATACCGATTTTGATTGGTTTAAAACAGAAGACTAACATAACTAACTTAATTTAAACAATTTAAATTTCAATCTGTTAAAAGGGCATAATTCATTTTTAGATCACCTAATAAAATTAATAGTATGAAAAAGAATATGGGATCAGCAGATAAAATTGTAAGATTTATTATTGCTGCAGTAATTGCCGTTTTATATCTGACTAATGGAATTACAGGCACACTGGGAACAGTTTTACTTATACTGGCTATTGTATTTTTACTAACCAGCCTTATAAGTTTTTGTCCTTTGTATTTACCATTCGGTATTAATACCCGACCAAAAGATAAATAATAAAACTTTGTAAATTATTCAGCACAGGTCGCCTATTTAAGCGGCCTGTGCCTGTTTATAAAGTAGATTTGGGACAAATGAACAAAAATAAGTACCAAATCAACCAATTTCTCCATTTGATCTTTGAGGAAAGTATTATATTTTGCCCATTCAAAATCATACTTTTTAAAGAAGAATTGACAAGATGAAATCTATATCATTAGTAACTTTATTTCTTACCATTATTGCTTTTACAGCAACATCGTTCAGCCAAACACGCCAAATAATTGATTTTAAAAGCGATTGGAAGTTTCACAAGGGCGACATTGAAAATGCCAATGAAACACATTTCGATGATGCCAAATGGCAATCAGTTTCTCTACCTCACGATTGGGCAATCTATGGGCCTTTTGATAAGGAAGTAGATAAACAAACGGTAAAAATTGTTCAGAATAACGAAAAAGTTGCTACCGAGAAAACCGGTCGTACCGGAGCTCTGCCTTTTATAGGTGTAGGATGGTATCGCAAAACTTTTACTGTGGATGATCTGACATCCAATAAAAAAGTGTTGCTTACCTTCGATGGAGCCATGAGTAATTCCAAAGTATACGTAAATGGTGAATTAGTAGGAGGATGGCCCTTTGGTTATAATTACTTCTATTTCGACATAACTGACTACATTAAAAAAGACGAACGAAATACATTGGCTGTACGGCTTGAAAATTACCCCTTCTCTTCAAGATGGTATCCTGGAGCCGGATTATATCGAAAAGTTCAATTAATAGTAAAAGATGAAACCAGCTTTCAACATTGGGGACATTTTATAACCACACCATATATTTCTGATGATCTGGCCAAAGTAACCATCCAATCAAAGGTTAATGGTGAGAATGTCAGAATAGAAACCATTATCAAAGATGCTAAAGGCAATCAGGTTGCGACAAGCAAAACAGATTCGCGTTTTGGAGATGAACTGGAACAAAATATCCCAATAAAAAATCCAATCCTGTGGAGTCCTGAGAATCCTTATTTATACACTACTGAACTTAATCTGTATGAGGGTGATGAATTAAAAGATACTGAAACCATTCGTTTTGGTATCAGAAAAATTGAATTCAGCCGCGAGAAAGGATTTTTGTTGAATGATGTACCTACCAAATTCAAAGGTGTTTGTCTGCATCATGATTTAGGTCCTATTGGAACTGCCATTAATAAATCGGCTCTTCGTCGACAGTTAACTATACTTAAAGATTTAGGATGTAATGCCATTCGTTCATCTCATAATATGCCATCGATTGAGCAATTGGAACTTTGCGATGAAATAGGATTCCTTTTCCTGGCTGAGAGCTTTGATGAGTGGAAAAAGCCAAAAGTCAAAAATGGCTATAACCTCTATTTTGATGAATGGGCTGAAAAAGACGTAGTAAATCTGGTTCATGCTACTCGCAATCACCCATGTATTGTCATGTGGAGTTCAGGAAATGAAGTACCTGATCAATGGGGTTCAGATGGAGTGAAAAGTGCCAAGTGGTTGCAGGATATCTTCCACCGCGAAGATCCAACCCGCCCCGTTACCGTTGGTATGGACCAGGTTAAAGCAGTGATGGAATCAGGTTTTGGAGCTATTATGGACATTCCAGGATTAAATTATCGTGTCCACCTGTATGATGAAGCCTACAAACGCTTCCCACAGGGCTTTATTCTGGGTTCTGAAACCGCTTCAACAGTGAGTTCGCGTGGTGTTTATAAATTTCCTGTTGAAAAAGCTTCCGATAAGAAATACGACGATTACCAATCTTCCTCATACGACCTTGAATATTGTAACTGGTCAAATATACCTGAAGATGATTTTGTTCTGCAGGATGATAAAGACTGGGTATTGGGTGAATTTGTATGGACTGGCTTTGACTATCTGGGCGAACCAACACCTTACGACAATTATTGGCCATCGCGCAGTTCCTATTTTGGTATTTGTGACTTAGCCGGATTACCAAAAGACAGATTTTATTTATACCGCAGTCGTTGGAACACAGACGAAACAACATTACATATTCTTCCCCACTGGAACTGGGAAGGTCGTGTAGGCGAAACCACTCCCGTATTTGTATACACCAGCTACAAAAGTGCCGAACTATTTGTAAATGGGAAAAGTCAGGGTGTTCGTACAAAAAATGATTCGACAAAACTGGATCGATACCGTCTAATGTGGATGGATGTTAAGTACGAACCGGGTACTGTTAAAGTGGTTGCTTTTGATGATAATGGTAAAATAGCCGAAGAAAAAGATGTAAAAACGGCTGGCAAACCTTATCAGTTAGTTTTGGATGCTGACAGAAATATTCTTACTTCAAATGGAGAAGACTTGAGTTATGTTACCGTATCGGTTGTTGATAAAGACGGTATACCTTGTCCGTTAGCACAAAATCAGCTGAAATTTAAAGTAAGTGGTGATGCAACCTATCGCGCAGTCTGTAATGGTGATGCCACATCGTTGGAGATGTTTCATCAACCAACCATGAAACTATTTAATGGTAAACTGGTTGTTTTGGTTCAGTCAGGTAAAAAAGCTGGTAGTGCCAAATTGATGGTAAGTGGTAAAGGGCTTAAAAGCGCCAGCACCCAAATCGAAATTAAATAAATGAATATCGCAGGAGTTGACGGATGCCGCTTCGGATGGATCGTTGCTTATTATGCCAACGATAAATTCCACATCGAAATCTTTTCATCCATCACCCAAATGATGCAAAGCATACCACCCATGGAGCGTATCTTAATTGATATGCCCATGGGTTTATCAACTCCCGGATTTCCCAGATCCATTGATGCTACTTTAAGAAAACAGCTACCAAAGCGTGGATCCACTGTTTTTAATGTACCTTGTAAGGCTGCAGTTTATGAGAATGAGTTTAATAAAGCCAAACAGTTGAATATTGAAACAGAAGGTAAAAGTTTGTCAATACAAACTCTCAACATCAAGCATAAAATTAAAGAGCTGGATGAATATCTGATACAAGCTGAAACGGAATTTATTGAAAGTCATCCCGAACTTTGTTTTAACAACCTTAATAAAGGTATTTTACTTTCTAAAAAATCAACACCACAAGGGCTAACTGAACGCCTTGAAATCCTTCAAAAATGGGATAGTAACATTATACCTGTCTATCAAAAAGCATATCAACAATTCAAACGAAAAGATGTA contains:
- a CDS encoding glycoside hydrolase family 2 TIM barrel-domain containing protein; protein product: MKSISLVTLFLTIIAFTATSFSQTRQIIDFKSDWKFHKGDIENANETHFDDAKWQSVSLPHDWAIYGPFDKEVDKQTVKIVQNNEKVATEKTGRTGALPFIGVGWYRKTFTVDDLTSNKKVLLTFDGAMSNSKVYVNGELVGGWPFGYNYFYFDITDYIKKDERNTLAVRLENYPFSSRWYPGAGLYRKVQLIVKDETSFQHWGHFITTPYISDDLAKVTIQSKVNGENVRIETIIKDAKGNQVATSKTDSRFGDELEQNIPIKNPILWSPENPYLYTTELNLYEGDELKDTETIRFGIRKIEFSREKGFLLNDVPTKFKGVCLHHDLGPIGTAINKSALRRQLTILKDLGCNAIRSSHNMPSIEQLELCDEIGFLFLAESFDEWKKPKVKNGYNLYFDEWAEKDVVNLVHATRNHPCIVMWSSGNEVPDQWGSDGVKSAKWLQDIFHREDPTRPVTVGMDQVKAVMESGFGAIMDIPGLNYRVHLYDEAYKRFPQGFILGSETASTVSSRGVYKFPVEKASDKKYDDYQSSSYDLEYCNWSNIPEDDFVLQDDKDWVLGEFVWTGFDYLGEPTPYDNYWPSRSSYFGICDLAGLPKDRFYLYRSRWNTDETTLHILPHWNWEGRVGETTPVFVYTSYKSAELFVNGKSQGVRTKNDSTKLDRYRLMWMDVKYEPGTVKVVAFDDNGKIAEEKDVKTAGKPYQLVLDADRNILTSNGEDLSYVTVSVVDKDGIPCPLAQNQLKFKVSGDATYRAVCNGDATSLEMFHQPTMKLFNGKLVVLVQSGKKAGSAKLMVSGKGLKSASTQIEIK
- a CDS encoding DUF429 domain-containing protein yields the protein MNIAGVDGCRFGWIVAYYANDKFHIEIFSSITQMMQSIPPMERILIDMPMGLSTPGFPRSIDATLRKQLPKRGSTVFNVPCKAAVYENEFNKAKQLNIETEGKSLSIQTLNIKHKIKELDEYLIQAETEFIESHPELCFNNLNKGILLSKKSTPQGLTERLEILQKWDSNIIPVYQKAYQQFKRKDVKPDDIVDALCLCLVNKLGVANSLSFITDENVKSENGVLYRIAYYSI